The window catacatcaagtggatcacgtgatatcccattgtcaccacagataagcacatgcaagacatacatcaagtgttctcaaatccttaaagactcaatctgataagataacttcaaagggaaaactcaattcatcacaagagagtagagggggagaaacatcataagatctagctataatagcaaagctcgcgatacatcaagatcgtgccgaatcaagaacacgagagagagatatatatatcaaacacatagctactggtacataccctcagccccgagggtgaactactccctcctcatcatggagagcgccgggatgatgaagatggccaccggagagggattcccccctccggcagggtgccggaacgggtttagattggttttcggtggctacagaggcttgcggtggcggaactcccgatctaggtttctttctagaagtttgggtatatataagaggtgttggagtcaggaacaagtcaggggggtccccgaggcggccacgagatagggggcgtgcccccaccctcgtggtggcctcgggactcctctggtccatctccggtactccgtgggcttcttctggtccaaaaacaatctccgtgaaatttcaggtcaattggactttgtttggttttccttttctgcgatactcaaaaacaaggaaaaaacagaaactggcactgggctctaggttaataggttagtcccaaaattcaTATAAagtagcatataaatgcatataaaacatcctagatggataatataatagcatggaacaatcaaaaattatagatacgttggagacgtatcacacatcactataagccttgcaagcaatgtgactaatgagttagttacgggatgatgcattacggaacgagtaaagagacttgctggtaacgatcttgaactaggtatgatgataccgacgatcgaatctcaggcaagtaacataccgatgacaaagggaataacgcatgttgttatgcggtctgaccgataaagatcttcgtagaatatgtaggaacaaatatgagcatccaggttccgctattggttattgaccagagatgtgtctcggtcatgtctacatagttatcgaaccagtagggtccgcacgcttaacgttcgatgacgatatgtattatgagttatgtgatttgatgtaccgaaggttgtttagagtcccgtatgagatcacggacatgacgaggagtctcgaaatggtcgagacataaagattcatatattggaaggctacattcggacaccggaatggttcgggtcgttttAGATAAGTTtcagagtaccgggggttaccggaacccccccgggaagttattgggcctcatgggcctaatgatggaagagaggaggcaggccaaggtaTGGCGCGtgccccctagcccaaaccgaattggactagggctaggggggccgccccccctttccttctcttattcctctccttccttcttctcccactaggactaggaaaggaggaacctactcctactaggagtaggaataacccctcttgggcgcgccccttgtggccagccctcctcctcctcccctcctttatatatgggggagggggcaccccatggacaccaagatttgtcttagccgtgtgcggtgccccctccacagttacacacctcggtcatatcgtcgtagtgcttaggcgaagccctgtgtcggtaacttcatcatcaccgtcaacacgccgtcgtgctgacgaaactctccctcgtcctcaaatggatcaagagctcgagggacatcatcgtgttgaacgtgtgctgaacacggaggtgccgtacgttcagtgctaggatcggttggatcgtgaagacattcgactacatcaaccgcgttactcaacgcttccgctttcgttctatgagggtacgtggacacactctcccctctcgttgctatgcatctcctagatagatcttccgtgatcgtaggaaattttttaaatactgcattccccaacaaaaagtgtaatatggatggtagaaaatatatttttataatctgaataaataaaaacagcaaggtagcaaatagtaaacgggcacaaaaacggtattgcaatgcttgaaaatgagtcctagggtccgtacttttgctagtgcaatctctcaacagtgctaatataattggatcatataaccacccctcaaagtgcgatgaagaatcactccaaagttcctatctagcggagaacataagaataaattgtttgtagggtacgaaactgatgtctactacacaaccttcttcttgtagacgttgttgggcctccaagtgcagaggtttgtaggacagtagcaaatttccctcaagtggatgacctaaggtttatcaatccgtgggaggcgtaggatgaagatggtctctctcaagcaaccctgcaaccaaataacaaagagtctctagtgtccccaacacacccaatacaatggtaaattgtataggtcactagttcggcgaagagatagtgatacaagtgcaatatggatggtagataaatgtttttgtaatctgaaaatataaaaatagcaaggtaactaatgataaaagtgagcacaaacggtattgcaatgtgttgaaacaaggcctagggttcatactttcacaaGTGCAAGttatgtcaacaataataacataactggatcatataactatccctcaacatgcaacaaagagtcactccaaagtcactaatagcggagaacaaacgaagagattatggtagggtacgaaaccatctcaaagttattctttctgttcaatctatcatagagttcgtactagaataacaccttaagacacaaatcaaccaaaaccctaatgtcacctaggtactccaatgtcacctcaagtatccgtgggtatgattatacaatatgcatcacacaatctcagattcatctattcaacaaacacaaagaacttcaaagagtgccccaaagtttctaccggagagttaagacgaaaacgtgtgccaacccctatgcataagttcacgaggtcacggaactcgcaagttgatcacgaaaacatacatcaagtggatcacgtgatatcccattgtcaccacagataagcacatgcaagacatacatcaagtgttctcaaatccttaaagactcaatccgatgagataacttcaaagggaaaactcaattcatcacaagagagtagagggggagaaacatcataagatccaaatataatagcaaagctcgcgatacatcaagattgtgccgactcaagaacacgagagagagagagagagagagagagagatcaaacacatagctactggtacataccctcagcccgagggagaactactccctcctcgtcatggagagcgccgggatgatgaagatggccactggagagggattcccccctccggcagggtgccagaacgggtctagattggttttcggtggctatggAGGTTtctggcggcggaactcccgatctaggtttctttctgaaAGTTTTggttatataagaggtgttggagtCGGGAACAAGGCAGGGGgatctccgggctgtccacgaggcagggggcgcgccccccaccctcatgggcagcCCGAGACTCTTCTAGCCCAATTCTTTTACTTcctggccttcttctggtccaaaaataagttccgtgaagtttcacgtcaattggactccgtttggttttccttttctgcgatactcaaaaacaacaaaaaatcaaaaactggcactgggctctaggttaataggttagtcccaaaaatcatattaaatagcatataaatgcatataaaacatccaaggtggataatataatagcatggaacaataaaaaattatagatacattggagacatatcagaaaccacctcaaagctattctttccgttcaatctattcaagagttcatactaaaataacacaaagctattcttttcgttcgatctatcctagagttcatactaaaataacaccaaagcaaattcatattcataatactcaatccaacacaaagaacttcaaagagtgccccaagatttctaccggagaaacaaagacaagaacgtgcatcaacccctatgcatagattaccccaatgtcacctagggaatccacgagttgagtgccaaaacatatatcaagtgaatcaatacgatacccgattgtcaccatgagtattcaattgcaagacatatatcaagtgttctcaaatccataaaagtattcaatccgataacaacgaaatctcaaagggaaaaactcaattcatcacaacaatatagagaggggaaaacaccatatgatccgactatattaacaaagcccgcgatacatcaagatcgtgacatctcaagaacacgagagagagagagagagattaaacacatagctactcgtacaaaccctcagccccgagggtggactactccctccttgtcgtggtggccgccgggatgatgaagatggccaccggagatgattcccccctcgggcagggtgccagaaagggtctagattgttttttggtggctacaaagccttgtggcggcggaacttttgatctaggttaaccccgagggttttcgaaatatttttgaatttatagggtaaagagggggtgcgggaggccaccgaggtgggcagaacccacctgggtgcgcctgggaccccaggcgctccctggtgggttgtggccccctcggggcacccccaggtgctactttggcccatcctgggtgttctggttcataaaaattctccaaaaagtttcgcggtgtttggactccgtttgatactgattttctgcgatgtaaaaaacgtgcaaaaaacaacaactagcacttggcactatgtcaataggttagtcccaaaaaatgatataaaatgactataaaatgattataaaacatccaagaattataaaataacagcatgtaacaataaaaaattatagatacgttggagacgtatcagtcactccgtatgatggagaggtatctctgggcccactcggtaatgcatcatcataatgagctcaatgtgactaaggagttagccacggggtcatgcgttacggaacgagtaaagagacttgccggtaatgagattgaacgaggtatgaggataccgacgatcgaatctcgggcaagtaacataccgatggacaaagggaattgtatacgagattgattgaatccccgacatcgtggttcatctgatgagatcatcgtggaacatgtgggagccaatatgggtatccagatcccgctgttggttattggccggagagatgtctcggtcatgtctgcatggttcccgaacccgtagggtctacacacttaaggtttggtgacgctagagttgttatgggaaattgtacgtggttaccgaaggttgttcggagtcccggatgagatcctgaacGTCACGaagagttctggaatggtccggaggtgaagatttatatatgagaaATCTAGTTTCAGTCGTTGGAATGGTTTCGGGGGTTACCACTATTGTACCGAGACCACCGAAAggtgtccgggggtccaccgtGTGGGACCACCTACCCCGGAGGACTTAATGGGCTGAATATGGGAGGGaaccagccccctagtgggctggtgctcCCCCAAGGGcacaaggcgcctagggttggaaaccctaggggaagggggcgcctccCACCTGCTTGGGGGACAAGTTTCCCcctcctggccgccgcccccctctagatgcatctaggggggacggccccctcttcccttccccctataaatagtggggggtgggagggcagccgcaccccttcccctggcgcagccctccctcctcctacacctcctgctcctccgtagtgcttggcgaagccctgccggagaaccgcaagctccaccaccacaccgccgtgttgccggagctctccctcaacttctcctctccccttgctggatcaagaaggaggatacgtccCTGGGATGTActtgtgttgaacgcggaggccccgtccgttcggcgcatggatcggatcttccgcgatttgaatcgccgcgagtacgactccatcaaccgcgttcttgtaacgcttccgcttagcgatcttcaacggtatgaagatgcactccctctctctcattgctagtatctcctagattgatcttggtgatacgtaggaaaattttgaattattactacgttccccaacacttactTATACCATGTGTCATCTCCGTTTCCGTCGGTCGGCCGCCAGTCACCTTTATGTTGCTGAGAACCACTAATTTATACGCGACAAACATTTTGCCATTTGCCGAGTCTCCGAGAAAAGGTTCTTGGCTTACGTCACTTTGCCGACATGGTGTAAGTTGAGCCGGCTTCGCTGGATGTAACACTCGGCAAACTTTTTGCCGAGGTTTTTTCCCCTTCACCTATTTTTGATACTTGGTGTAGTATATTATTCCTGTAGTGGAGTACTATTTACTCATTTCCAGTAATGATTGAACTTACATAAGCAATGTGAAATATCATTTCTATAAGTAAAAAACCTTATAAGTAAATTCACAACAGATCACAAAATAATTTAATATTTTTTCAAGCAACTGAGGGAGCGCTATCTTACAAGATGTCATGTTTCTTTTTTAAGGGTAAATCGCTGCTTATGTCACTTCAATGATAACAAGTTCATCCCTAACAACATCACTAATAGAAACAGGAGAAACATTAAACCAAGTTTTACATAACTTTTTCGCGCATCCTTCCCTCGCAAGATTATGAGCCGCTCTGTTCGCCGATCGTCTAGATCAGATCACCCGGTGCTCATCCACACCATGAAGCAACCCCTTGATCTCCTCGACAAGGGGGGGTGAATCACAGTCTGTCCTGGCTGCTTGACTGCAACACTTGCGCCACTCCTTGATTATCGGTCTCTAGGAATAGCTTCTTCGCACCCAAATCCAAAGCTAGCTGGACCCCTCTTTTACATGCCAATAATTCTGCATGTTCAGGAACCGAGATGTTAGAGAAAAAATGGCAAGCTCCTGCTCGGAACATTCCATGGTGATGACGAATGACCCCTCCTCCACTCGCAGCTCCTCCTTCCTTCTGCAAAACATCATCAACATTCACCTTCAGTCAGTTTATCTCGGGAGGGCTCCAAGGTGTTTTTCAGAGATGATCCTACTGATCTTGTACACGGAGCATGGATCCTGACCCATTACTCAAGCAGCGCCCGAATTCTGTTAACTATAGCCCATGCTGGTTCCACCTGTCTACCCTCTCTGGTAACGTTTCGAGATAGCCACATATGATATAGACACATGATCATCACTGCTTTGTCAGCTTCCTTCTGCCATCCGAACCACTCGAGCAACTAGTTGGTGAGCTTAACATGGTCACCAACAAACTTTGGGGGAATGAACTCGctgttaccacccctatcttcCTGAACCAGCTCCCAACATTGCCTAGCAAATGGGCACTTCCAAAACCGATGAAGAGTCGTCTCCTCTCAGTTACAAATGGCGCAGAAGATACCCTCCTTAATTTTCCGTCGATGAAGTTCAGATCCTACAGCCAAACCATTCTCATGAGTCTCCATACATGAATTTTTTTGCTTTGCCCGTAACCTCCGTATTCCATAACTCATTCCAAACCTGTCTAGCAACCACCGTAGAGGAGCAAGATGGGTTGTCCCGCTTTTGCTCTCAAAGCTGCATTTCAAGGTGATATGCCGACCGAACGATGAAGCACCCATTCTTGGTGTAATTCCATGCGTGGTAGTCGTCTCGACCCAACCCACCCACATGGATTTGGCAAATATCTTCAGCATCAGGCGGAAAGATGGCATGTTTCAAAAGACTAAGTTATCTTATATTTTCAACATGATAACATTCGACGAACCCTCAGATGGTAAGATTTCTTGTGATGAAACCAGCCCACTAGGGTTCAAGTTCCACATAGACTTGACACCGGTGCTTGCATTTTTCAgtatttattttagaattttcgAATTTATTTTAGACTTTTTGACGATGTTCTCTCAGTGGGAAGACCGGAAGAGACGTTCCCGATGACTACGAGACGCCTGTGATGACTCTGTTAATGTCAGTTCAGATCCGATAAAGGGCCTTTCTATTCTGTCTCGACAGGACATGTTATGCCGGCTCAGTATCTCAAAGGTGCTTATAGGGATATTCTTTTTTTGAGGGGTGCTTATAGGAATAAGATGATTGTGCGTGTGTTCGTAGAATGAGTGTTTCTGCGTGTATGTGAACATTTGTGATTGTATTGTGTTGAAAAGAAAGGCACCACAAATTCGGTTGAAAATATCAATCCCAAATATGTTCTTCTTGCATGTACAGGAAAGAATTATGCTACACGTGACGTGAGAGAGAAGTTTCTCTCGAACGCTCCTTTTGTTCCTTCCTTCCTAGCTCGCACCTCCATGCTTCACTCCCACTCTTCACCACCTCTCCCCGGCCGTCTCCACAAACGAAGCTCCTCCTCGCTGGCCGGCGCGGCACGCAGCTCTGTCGTCTCTCCCTACTCGCCAATGCCGCTCTCCCTGGCACTGCTCCTCACTCTCACCACCCTCCTCCTCCCGGCCGCAGTGGCCGCCGGCGGCAACGTCCGGCGGCTGCTCCACGAGCCGCTCTTCCCCATCGAGTGGAccccgcccccgtcgccgcccgcttCGGCTCCGCCCTCGCCGGGCTTCAGCTCCGACCCCTCCACGCCAGCCCCGCCCGACACGGTCGTCACCCCGGCGCCGCCGCAGCCCAGCACCGTCCCCGCCGTGGTGTCGTCCCCTGGAGGCCCCGCCCCGCGCGTCCGCGGCGGCGGAGGCACCCCCAAGGCCGCCATAGTCgtcgcgtccgccgccgccgcggctttTCTCGCCCTTTTCGCCTTCGCCGCCGCGTTCCTCCTCACCGGCCGCGTTCCGCGCCACCCGGTCCAGCCACGCGTCCCCGAGCACCCCGGCGGCCATGCCCACGTCTTCGAGTCGTCGGAGCCCAACGCCGCTGTGGCCGGCCCCTCCACGGCCTCCCACTACCGCAAGGCCCGGCACGAGCGCGCGCGGCGGGGCATTTGCCACGACGTCGACACCGTCCCGAGCCCGGAGCTCCGCCCGCTCCCGCCGCTGCGGCGGGAGTCCGCCGCGGCGGCGggctcgtccgaggaggaggcgccgTATTACACGCCGGGCCAGCACTCCGCGGGGTCCGGCTCCGGCGGCGCCGAGGCCCGCGGGACATGGACCGAGGCAAGCGCGTCCAGCTCCAGCGCACGCACCACCACGCCCTCGCGCCGCAGCCTCCCCAGTCTCACCAGCGACTTCTTCCCCGCGaccccgtccgccgccgccgcctctgctTCCACCACCGCGCCCCCTCCCGCTCCTCCGCCGCAACGGTCCCGCCGCACGCCGCCGGGCACCCGCTTCTCGGCGGGGACTGCCAACCCTCCGCCACCGCAGCCCCAAGCATTCAGCAACCCAATATCCATGCGCCGGTCACTCAACCCGGTCCGAGCAGAGGATCCCAGCATCGCCGTGCGTGCGGCGCCCGCCATGGCGATGATGAAAGAAACTGACGACGGGGGCAGCATGCGGACGCACGGCAATGATGGAGCCCGGCCGAGGCTGAAGCCGCTGCACCGGGAAAAGGGAGTCCGCGGCGGGAGCTCCGATGCCCCCGACATGGCCTGGGACCGGCTCAAGTCCAGCTCCTTCCAGTTAAGGATGCAGATTATAATGGCAGACCAGATGCAGGATTTTCGTGTCGTTTTGTTGGATCTCTGAATCTCACAACAGTCTTCTTGCAGGTCGGATGAGGACATGATCGAGGTGCTGGCCATGAACAGTAGGGACACATCGAGGAAAGGTGGCATGTCGACGAAGGTTAGGCCGGAGGAGAGGGTCCTCGACCCGGAGAAGGAACAGAGCATTGCCATCCTGATGCGTGCGCTGAATGTCACGCCTGATGAGGTCTCGGATGCACTCTTACATGGTGAGCAACTGTTTGCTTCTTctgttgcttgatgaaattggtcacCAGCAAATATCTTGAAAAGAGCTCTGCGATTTGTGCATGGGATTTTTGGTTTATGTCTGGGTATGAATTTCAATTCCATTTTTGTTTTCGACATAGTTGCATGCGGCTTGGATTAAAGTTGCATAAAGAAATCTGTGCAATTCGGAGAAGCTGCACGGTTTTTTAGTCTAGAAAAAGTTGCACAAATGCTTTACTTTTGCATTTGTCTTGAAAATTTTCAAGGTGGTCCAGTTGATTATGGACCGTTTCCTTTGCGGTGATCTCATGGTGTTGTGTTACCTCCTAGGCCTAGGGGGTAATTGGTCACCTAGGTTATTTATAACGAAATATTTGTGCCTGATTTCATATATACAGATAGAACTTTTAGAAATAGAATATTTTTTTTGTGGGATAAAAATAGAACATAATTTGATCGCATGAGTTTAAATTCTATCCTTGAAAATATTACCTTGACAAAATAGTATTGGGTACAACTTGAAAACAGTAACATTTGGTTAAAACTTTGACAAGTATTCTCTCACATTATATGCTGCTATATCACATTTAAGAATTTGATGATTTAAGATCCCCATAAATTTTCATTTACAATCTAAACCCGACATGATAAAATATAAGAAAACCTATGACTGTATATCATCTAAATTTCACCTACATTTCACTGTCTATATTCTTTTGCGGGTCACTATCTAATTTCAAGTAGTAATAATCAACAAAGGTGGGGCTTCTTTCTTTAGATGTACTCAAGCCCAGTGTGGCTGTAAATTGGCCTTCAATCATGCTTCCAGTGGTGTCCAAGATGGCATGCATGATTACGGTTTGCAAGGATAATAAATATTTATAATCACCTCTCCTTTTTTTCGTTATGATGTTTTTTGCAAAGGAGGATAACCACCGGCCTCTGCATCGAGCGAATTTCTTTATGATGTATTAACGTGAATGTGCCGGTTATATTATTGATGTCCAAAACAAATAGCCTAAATCAATGGTGAGGGTTCAAAACAACACTTACCTCTCCAGAGGTAAGCTAGTCCATCTTAAAGAGCTCATGTTTTTTCCTATGCTAGTCTTCTATCTTTCTTTTCTTTATATTGCTACGGAGTTAATATTCAACAGATAAATCTCACTAAGTAGGCACACCATTTAGGAATTCTTAGAAAAAGGTCGCATTCAAATTTATAATGGCATTCCACTCCCTTTCAATAAGAATTCTTTTAATTGCCTCGTTACTCTGAGAGCTGACACTGCCATGTAAAGTTATGCAGTGTTAAAATTCTACTAACAATATTGTGTTCCTACCATCATTTTAAGTAGGTAATGGTGAATGTTTGGGGGCAGAAATTTTGGAGACTTTAGTAAAGATGGCTCCTACCAAAGAGGAAGAACTTAAACTGAGGGATTTTACTGGGGAATCATCTAAACTTGGTTCGGTGGAGTGCTTCCTTAAAGCAGTTCTTGATATACCTTTCGCCTTCAAACGAATTGACGCAATGCTATACCGAGCAAATTTTGAGAATGAAATAACGTACCTCAGAAAATGTTTTCAAACAATTGAGGTATTCCAGTTCATTTTGTACTAGTATTCTAATTGTGAATCGCCGCACTCAAGTTTCATATTGTCTTTCTGCCTGAAACCAATATGTCTTGCCTCCGGCTCCAATATGAAACTGAACTATGTCTTCCACGGTGTTCCTGGCTTACCGAGCCAAGCAAGTCTGATCATCCTTGCCCCTTTTAATTCATTTTCGTTGGTAAAACACAACAAGTTTGAATTTTGATCACCCTTGACCTTTCCACCCATCTTGAAATTTTCCCAATGGTGCATGACAAGATTATTTCTAATTTGGAGATTACCATTTTTTTTGCAGTATCATATAGTACTACCAAGGCCTGCAATGTCACTTTTTAGTGGCTGACTATTCATTTGTTTTTCAGGCAGCTTGTGATGATTTGAAAGGCAGCAGATTGTTCCTCAGAATACTTGAGGCAGTGCTGAGAGCCGGGAACCGAATGAATATCAACACAAATTGGAGCGAGCCCAAAGCTTCCAAACTCGACACGCTCCTTAAACTAGCAGACGTCAAAGGCGCCGATGGCAAAACCACCCTGCTACACTCTGCCGTGCAAGAAATCGCCCGGTCCGAAGACGAAAAATCCGATGAAATCGCAGAAAACCACATACAGTTCCGTAAGCATGGCCTGAAGGTCGTGTCCGGGCTGAGCAGCGAGCTGGGAAGCGTAAAAAAAGCAGCAACAATGGATTTCGACGTGCTGCATGGCTATGTCTCCAAGCTTGAGACCGGCGTTGGGAAGATAACATCGGTGATTCTGCTCCAGAATCAATGCAGGAAGGGGGAGAGGTTTTTCGCCGTGATGCGCGGTTTTCTCAAGGAAGCTGAGCAGGGGATCAGACAGGTCAGGGGTGATGAGAGGAAGGCCATGGAGAGAGTGAACGAGATCACCGGTTACTTCCACGGCAACGCGGCGAAAGAGGAGGCGCATCCTCTGAGGATATTCATGGTGGCGAGGGACTTCGTCGCCATTCTGGACCGTGTCTGCAGGGAGGTCAGCCAGCAGGACCGGGCGTTCGTCGGGTCCGCGAGGTCTTTCCGTGCATCGGCAACCACCCCATCGCCATTGC is drawn from Aegilops tauschii subsp. strangulata cultivar AL8/78 chromosome 1, Aet v6.0, whole genome shotgun sequence and contains these coding sequences:
- the LOC109743083 gene encoding formin-like protein 4, with product MLHSHSSPPLPGRLHKRSSSSLAGAARSSVVSPYSPMPLSLALLLTLTTLLLPAAVAAGGNVRRLLHEPLFPIEWTPPPSPPASAPPSPGFSSDPSTPAPPDTVVTPAPPQPSTVPAVVSSPGGPAPRVRGGGGTPKAAIVVASAAAAAFLALFAFAAAFLLTGRVPRHPVQPRVPEHPGGHAHVFESSEPNAAVAGPSTASHYRKARHERARRGICHDVDTVPSPELRPLPPLRRESAAAAGSSEEEAPYYTPGQHSAGSGSGGAEARGTWTEASASSSSARTTTPSRRSLPSLTSDFFPATPSAAAASASTTAPPPAPPPQRSRRTPPGTRFSAGTANPPPPQPQAFSNPISMRRSLNPVRAEDPSIAVRAAPAMAMMKETDDGGSMRTHGNDGARPRLKPLHREKGVRGGSSDAPDMAWDRLKSSSFQSDEDMIEVLAMNSRDTSRKGGMSTKVRPEERVLDPEKEQSIAILMRALNVTPDEVSDALLHGNGECLGAEILETLVKMAPTKEEELKLRDFTGESSKLGSVECFLKAVLDIPFAFKRIDAMLYRANFENEITYLRKCFQTIEAACDDLKGSRLFLRILEAVLRAGNRMNINTNWSEPKASKLDTLLKLADVKGADGKTTLLHSAVQEIARSEDEKSDEIAENHIQFRKHGLKVVSGLSSELGSVKKAATMDFDVLHGYVSKLETGVGKITSVILLQNQCRKGERFFAVMRGFLKEAEQGIRQVRGDERKAMERVNEITGYFHGNAAKEEAHPLRIFMVARDFVAILDRVCREVSQQDRAFVGSARSFRASATTPSPLLSMHGQHGGDGNSDEATLLGVLDAHF